A window of the Streptomyces formicae genome harbors these coding sequences:
- a CDS encoding ABC transporter permease produces the protein MYNPTVARLTYRALLGRRRAAILFVLPGLLLLIAAVVRAFNGVDDQVAADVLGGFAIATMVPLIGVIAGTGAIGPEIDDGSIVYLLAKPVKRPTIIITKLIVAIAVTMAFSAIPTLLAGLILNGNGQQIAVAYTVAALVASIAYSALFLLLGTVSRHAVVIGLVYALVWETLFGSLVPGARTLSVQQWSLALAEKIGGEGMIASDVGLPLAVALLAGVTLLATGYAGQKLRTLTLAGEE, from the coding sequence ATGTACAACCCGACAGTCGCCCGGCTCACCTACCGTGCCCTCCTCGGCCGTCGCCGGGCGGCGATCCTCTTCGTCCTCCCGGGGCTGCTGCTGCTCATCGCGGCCGTGGTGCGGGCGTTCAACGGGGTGGACGACCAGGTCGCCGCCGATGTGCTGGGCGGTTTCGCCATCGCGACGATGGTGCCGCTGATCGGTGTGATCGCCGGCACGGGCGCCATCGGCCCCGAGATCGACGACGGATCGATCGTCTATCTGCTCGCCAAGCCCGTGAAGCGGCCGACGATCATCATCACCAAACTGATCGTGGCGATCGCCGTCACGATGGCCTTCTCCGCGATCCCCACGCTGCTGGCGGGGCTGATCCTGAACGGCAACGGCCAGCAGATCGCCGTGGCGTACACGGTCGCGGCGCTGGTCGCCTCGATCGCGTACAGCGCGCTGTTCCTGCTGCTCGGCACGGTCAGCCGGCACGCGGTCGTGATCGGGCTGGTCTACGCGCTCGTGTGGGAGACGCTCTTCGGCAGCCTGGTGCCCGGCGCGCGGACGCTCAGCGTGCAGCAGTGGTCACTGGCGCTCGCCGAGAAGATCGGCGGCGAGGGGATGATCGCCTCGGACGTGGGACTGCCGCTGGCGGTGGCGCTGCTGGCGGGCGTCACGCTGCTGGCCACAGGGTACGCGGGGCAGAAGCTGCGGACGCTGACGCTGGCGGGCGAGGAGTAG
- a CDS encoding ABC transporter ATP-binding protein, whose protein sequence is MSTLSIDHTSRWFGNVVAVNDVTMTIGPGVTGLLGPNGAGKSTLINMMGGFLAPSTGTVTLDGQAIWRNEGVYRQIGVVPEREAMYDFLTGREFVVANAELHGLAAKEAQRALATVEMEYAQDRKIATYSKGMRQRVKMASALVHEPSVLLLDEPFNGMDPRQRMQLMELLRRMGAEGRTVLFSSHILEEVEQLASHIEVIVAGRHAASGDFRKIRRLMTDRPHRYVVRSSDDRALAAALIADPSTAGIEVDLQEGALRIQAVDFGRFTELLPKVAREHSIRLLTVSPSDESLESVFSYLVAA, encoded by the coding sequence ATGAGCACTCTTTCCATCGACCACACCTCGCGCTGGTTCGGCAACGTGGTCGCCGTCAACGACGTGACCATGACGATCGGCCCCGGTGTCACCGGACTCCTCGGCCCCAACGGAGCCGGCAAGTCCACGCTCATCAACATGATGGGTGGTTTTCTCGCCCCCTCCACGGGCACCGTCACCCTCGACGGGCAGGCGATCTGGCGCAACGAAGGCGTGTACCGGCAGATCGGCGTCGTGCCCGAGCGCGAGGCGATGTACGACTTCCTGACGGGGCGGGAGTTCGTCGTCGCCAACGCCGAACTGCACGGACTGGCCGCGAAGGAAGCCCAGCGCGCGCTGGCCACGGTGGAGATGGAGTACGCGCAGGACCGCAAGATCGCGACGTACAGCAAGGGAATGCGCCAGCGCGTCAAGATGGCGTCCGCGCTCGTGCACGAGCCGAGCGTCCTGCTCCTCGACGAGCCCTTCAACGGCATGGACCCGCGCCAGCGCATGCAGCTGATGGAGCTGCTGCGGCGGATGGGTGCCGAGGGCCGTACGGTGCTGTTCTCGTCCCACATCCTGGAGGAGGTCGAGCAGCTCGCCTCGCACATCGAGGTGATCGTCGCGGGGCGGCACGCCGCGAGCGGCGACTTCCGCAAGATCCGCCGGCTGATGACGGACCGGCCGCACCGGTACGTGGTGCGCTCCAGCGACGACCGGGCACTCGCCGCCGCGCTGATCGCCGACCCGTCGACCGCCGGGATCGAAGTGGATCTGCAGGAGGGCGCGTTGCGGATCCAGGCGGTCGACTTCGGGCGGTTCACGGAGCTGCTGCCGAAGGTCGCCCGTGAGCACTCGATCCGGCTCCTGACGGTCTCGCCGTCGGACGAGTCGCTCGAATCCGTCTTCTCCTACCTCGTTGCGGCCTGA
- a CDS encoding ABC transporter permease, with product MTTETTRAGAPRAETTRIHNIGYRNYDGARLGRAYARRSLYSQSLRGAYGLGRSAKSKVLPMILFAVMCLPAAIIVAVAVATNLKELPLDYTRYAIVTQAVIGLFLAAQAPQSVSRDLRFKTVPLYFSRPIERIDYVLAKFGAMASALFVLTAAPLLILYIGSLLAKMDFTDQSKGFAQGLVSVALLSLLFGGIGLVMAALTPRRGFGVAAVIAALTISYGAVSTVQAIADSTGSGDAVEWLGLFSPITLIDGVQTAFLGATSSFPGGHGPGTGTGVVYLLAVLALIAGSYGVLMRRYRKVGL from the coding sequence ATGACCACCGAGACGACCCGAGCCGGCGCGCCCCGCGCCGAGACCACGCGGATCCACAACATCGGGTACCGCAACTACGACGGCGCACGGCTCGGCCGGGCCTACGCCCGCCGCTCGCTCTACTCGCAGTCCCTGCGCGGCGCGTACGGACTCGGCCGCAGCGCCAAGTCCAAGGTGCTGCCGATGATCCTCTTCGCGGTGATGTGCCTCCCTGCGGCGATCATCGTCGCCGTCGCGGTCGCCACCAATTTGAAGGAACTGCCGCTCGACTACACGCGCTACGCGATCGTCACACAGGCGGTCATCGGCCTCTTCCTGGCGGCCCAGGCCCCGCAGTCCGTCTCCCGGGACCTGCGCTTCAAGACCGTGCCGCTCTACTTCTCGCGGCCCATCGAGCGCATCGACTACGTGCTCGCCAAGTTCGGCGCGATGGCCTCGGCGCTGTTCGTCCTCACCGCGGCACCCCTGCTGATCCTCTACATCGGCTCGCTGCTGGCGAAGATGGACTTCACGGACCAGAGCAAGGGCTTCGCGCAGGGGCTGGTCTCCGTGGCACTCCTCTCGCTGCTCTTCGGCGGAATCGGGCTCGTCATGGCGGCGCTCACCCCGCGCCGGGGCTTCGGCGTCGCCGCCGTCATCGCCGCCCTCACCATCAGCTACGGGGCGGTGTCCACGGTCCAGGCCATCGCGGACTCGACCGGATCCGGCGACGCGGTGGAGTGGCTCGGGCTCTTCTCGCCCATCACGCTCATCGACGGCGTACAGACCGCCTTCCTCGGCGCCACCTCGTCCTTCCCCGGCGGGCACGGCCCCGGCACGGGCACCGGCGTGGTCTATCTGCTGGCCGTCCTCGCGCTTATCGCCGGCTCGTACGGCGTCCTCATGCGCCGCTACCGAAAGGTCGGGCTGTGA
- a CDS encoding ABC transporter ATP-binding protein encodes MIVTESLSKRFPRVTALDRLSLDIGPGVTGLVGANGAGKSTLIKILLGLSPATEGRAEVLGLDVATSGAAIRERVGYMPEHDCLPPDVSATEFVVHMARMSGLPPTAARERTADTLRHVGLYEERYRPIGGYSTGMKQRVKLAQALVHDPQLVLLDEPTNGLDPVGRDDMLGLIRRVYTDFGISVLVTSHLLGELERTCDHVVVVDGGTLLRSSSTSDFTKITTTLAVEVTDSDAHPDGTAALREALAAAGITLHDGVEEGLPGAGHILLLEATGEETYDTVRDTVAALGLGLVRMEQRRHHIAEVFRAETAAQAQAQAQAQAQAQAQAQAQPTEVPVR; translated from the coding sequence GTGATCGTGACCGAAAGCCTGAGCAAGCGGTTCCCACGGGTGACCGCGCTTGACCGGCTCTCCTTGGACATCGGGCCCGGCGTGACCGGACTCGTGGGCGCCAACGGGGCCGGCAAGTCCACACTGATCAAGATCCTTCTGGGTCTGTCCCCGGCTACGGAGGGCCGCGCCGAGGTGCTCGGCCTCGACGTCGCCACCTCCGGTGCCGCCATCCGCGAACGCGTCGGCTACATGCCCGAGCACGACTGCCTGCCGCCCGATGTCTCGGCCACCGAGTTCGTCGTCCACATGGCGCGCATGTCCGGCCTCCCGCCGACCGCGGCCCGCGAGCGCACCGCCGACACGCTGCGCCACGTCGGCCTCTACGAGGAGCGGTACCGCCCCATCGGCGGCTACTCGACCGGCATGAAGCAGCGCGTCAAGCTCGCGCAGGCTCTGGTCCACGACCCCCAGCTGGTCCTCCTCGACGAGCCGACCAACGGCCTGGACCCGGTCGGCCGCGACGACATGCTCGGCCTGATCCGCCGCGTCTACACCGACTTCGGCATCTCGGTCCTGGTCACTTCCCATCTGCTCGGCGAGCTGGAGCGCACCTGCGACCACGTCGTGGTCGTGGACGGCGGCACGCTGCTGCGCTCCAGCTCAACCAGCGACTTCACCAAGATCACGACGACCCTGGCGGTCGAGGTCACCGACAGCGACGCCCACCCGGACGGGACGGCGGCGCTCCGCGAGGCCCTCGCGGCGGCCGGCATCACGCTGCACGACGGCGTCGAGGAGGGCCTGCCCGGGGCAGGCCACATCCTGCTCCTGGAGGCCACCGGCGAGGAGACGTACGACACCGTCCGCGACACCGTCGCCGCGCTCGGCCTCGGACTCGTGCGGATGGAACAGCGCCGCCACCACATCGCGGAGGTCTTCCGCGCGGAGACCGCGGCCCAGGCCCAGGCCCAGGCCCAGGCCCAGGCCCAGGCCCAGGCCCAGGCCCAGGCCCAGCCCACGGAGGTGCCGGTCCGATGA
- a CDS encoding M24 family metallopeptidase, translating to MTSAVSGTTSAALSERTAELRGFREVQRLAYDCAEAVAAQLKPGVTEREAARMQREWLRERGVRDWFHLPFAWFGDRTAFAGFRIPLQFFPTDRRLEAGMPFILDMAPVYEGFTADIGYSGCLGPHPVHDKLLSDLRTHRELILREVRERRSLREIYEDVDRLMVRQGYANRHRAYPFGVIAHKVDRVRERRWSPTLFGFGTQSLKGLASDALHGHREGWSPLWSPYRFSDHPPQPGLWAVEPHLGFRGTGAKFEEILVVTDSRDPEQSAFWLDDDLPHVRRWAEEEVA from the coding sequence ATGACCTCAGCAGTGAGTGGCACGACCTCGGCAGCACTGAGTGAACGGACCGCGGAGCTGCGGGGGTTCCGGGAGGTGCAGCGCCTGGCCTATGACTGCGCGGAGGCGGTCGCGGCGCAGCTCAAGCCGGGGGTGACCGAGCGCGAGGCGGCGCGGATGCAGCGCGAGTGGCTGCGTGAGCGCGGGGTGCGCGACTGGTTCCATCTGCCGTTCGCCTGGTTCGGGGACCGCACGGCCTTCGCCGGCTTCCGGATACCGCTCCAGTTCTTCCCGACCGACCGGAGGCTGGAGGCGGGGATGCCCTTCATCCTCGACATGGCCCCGGTGTACGAGGGCTTCACCGCCGACATCGGCTACTCGGGCTGCCTCGGGCCCCATCCGGTGCACGACAAGCTGCTCTCCGACCTGCGGACGCACCGCGAGCTGATCCTGCGCGAGGTGCGCGAGCGCCGCTCGCTCCGGGAGATCTACGAGGACGTGGACCGCCTGATGGTCCGGCAGGGGTATGCCAACCGGCATCGCGCGTATCCCTTCGGGGTCATCGCGCACAAGGTCGACCGGGTCAGGGAGCGCCGCTGGTCGCCGACGCTCTTCGGATTCGGCACCCAGTCGCTGAAGGGGCTCGCGAGCGATGCCCTGCACGGTCACCGGGAGGGCTGGTCGCCGCTCTGGTCGCCGTACAGGTTCTCCGACCATCCGCCGCAGCCGGGGCTCTGGGCGGTCGAGCCGCACCTCGGATTCCGGGGCACGGGCGCGAAGTTCGAGGAGATCCTGGTCGTCACCGACTCCCGGGACCCGGAGCAGAGTGCGTTCTGGCTGGACGACGATCTGCCGCATGTGCGGCGCTGGGCCGAGGAGGAGGTCGCGTGA
- a CDS encoding SDR family oxidoreductase yields MDGTGNDSTGNDGARERWVRTGGIELCVAEWGDAAQPTVVLVHGYPDSKEVWSEVAARLAERFHVVLYDVRGHGRSTAPVPLRGGFTLEKLTDDFLAVVDAVSPDRPVHLVGHDWGSVQSWEFVTVKRTEGRIASFTSMSGPSLDHFGHWIKERMSRPTPRRVGQLLGQGAKSWYVYMLHTPALPELAWRGPLGKQWPKILQRIEKVPTVDYPTSSLPSDAAHGAWLYRDNVRARLLRPRPDAYAHVPVQLITPTGDAFLSERLYDDLGRWAPQLVRRALPAKHWVPRTRPDQLAAWISEFVTANDDAGGPAGAALMVRESPAPGPYAERFGGQLVLVTGAASGIGRATAFAFAEAGARVVAVDLDAEGAARTADMARLIGAPAAWGEAVDVGDEQAMEKLAGKVAAEYGIVDVLVNNAGIGLSGSFFDTTSEDWRKVLDVNLWGVIHGCRIFGRQMTERGQGGHIVNVASAAAYQPSRALPAYSTSKAAVLMLSECLRAELAGQDIGVSAICPGLVNTNITATARFAGVSDEEQKRRRKKSSRLYGLRNYPPEKVADAVLRAVVRNQAVVPVTPEARSARLMSRFTPGALRAIARLEPPL; encoded by the coding sequence ATGGACGGCACAGGGAACGACAGCACAGGGAACGACGGTGCGCGTGAGCGATGGGTGCGTACGGGCGGGATCGAGCTGTGCGTGGCCGAGTGGGGGGACGCCGCACAGCCGACCGTCGTGCTCGTGCACGGCTATCCGGACTCCAAGGAGGTCTGGTCCGAGGTCGCGGCCCGGCTGGCCGAGCGCTTCCACGTCGTGCTCTACGACGTGCGGGGTCACGGCCGTTCGACGGCGCCGGTGCCCCTGCGCGGCGGCTTCACGCTGGAGAAGCTGACGGACGACTTCCTGGCGGTCGTGGACGCGGTGAGCCCGGACCGGCCGGTGCACCTCGTCGGTCACGACTGGGGGTCCGTGCAGTCGTGGGAGTTCGTCACGGTGAAGCGGACCGAGGGCAGGATCGCGTCCTTCACCTCGATGTCGGGCCCCTCGCTCGACCACTTCGGGCACTGGATCAAGGAGCGAATGAGCCGCCCGACCCCGCGCCGCGTCGGCCAGCTCCTCGGCCAGGGCGCCAAGTCCTGGTACGTGTACATGCTGCATACGCCCGCGCTGCCCGAGCTGGCCTGGCGCGGACCGCTCGGCAAGCAGTGGCCGAAGATCCTCCAACGGATCGAGAAGGTGCCCACCGTTGACTATCCGACCTCGTCGCTGCCGTCGGACGCGGCGCACGGCGCCTGGCTCTACCGGGACAACGTGCGCGCCCGGCTGCTGCGGCCCCGCCCCGATGCGTATGCGCACGTTCCGGTCCAGCTGATCACGCCGACCGGCGACGCCTTCTTGTCCGAGCGGCTCTATGACGATCTGGGCCGGTGGGCACCGCAGTTGGTGCGCCGGGCACTGCCGGCGAAGCACTGGGTGCCACGCACTCGCCCGGACCAACTGGCCGCGTGGATCTCCGAGTTCGTGACGGCCAATGACGACGCCGGCGGCCCGGCCGGGGCGGCCCTGATGGTCCGGGAGAGCCCCGCCCCCGGTCCGTACGCCGAGCGGTTCGGCGGACAGCTGGTACTGGTGACGGGCGCGGCCAGCGGCATCGGGCGGGCCACGGCCTTCGCCTTCGCGGAGGCCGGCGCGCGGGTCGTCGCCGTCGACCTGGACGCGGAGGGGGCGGCCAGGACGGCGGACATGGCCCGGCTGATCGGCGCCCCGGCGGCCTGGGGCGAGGCGGTGGACGTCGGTGACGAGCAGGCGATGGAGAAGCTCGCCGGGAAGGTCGCCGCCGAGTACGGCATCGTGGATGTGCTGGTCAACAATGCGGGGATCGGGCTATCCGGCTCGTTCTTCGACACGACGAGCGAGGACTGGCGCAAGGTCCTCGACGTCAATCTGTGGGGTGTGATCCACGGCTGTCGGATCTTCGGCAGGCAGATGACCGAGCGCGGTCAGGGCGGCCATATCGTCAACGTCGCCTCGGCGGCCGCGTACCAGCCGTCGAGGGCCCTCCCCGCGTACTCGACATCGAAGGCGGCGGTGCTGATGCTCAGCGAATGCCTGCGGGCGGAGCTGGCCGGTCAGGACATCGGCGTCTCCGCGATCTGCCCGGGCTTGGTGAACACGAACATCACGGCGACCGCGCGCTTCGCCGGGGTCTCCGACGAGGAGCAGAAGCGCCGCCGCAAGAAGTCCTCCCGGCTGTACGGGCTGCGCAACTACCCGCCGGAGAAGGTCGCCGACGCGGTGCTGCGCGCCGTCGTAAGGAACCAGGCGGTGGTCCCGGTGACACCGGAGGCGCGGAGCGCCCGCCTCATGTCCCGCTTCACCCCCGGGGCCCTGCGTGCGATAGCCCGGCTGGAGCCACCGCTGTGA
- a CDS encoding MerR family transcriptional regulator, producing the protein MSEPAAEYRIEDLAHHSGATVRTIRAYQDRGLLPRPERRGRSNVYGDTHLARLRQIAGLLDRGYTLASIKELLEAWDAGRGLGGVLGLVAEVQGPWTDEVADRISRAELDATFGGKPDEEAIAEAVELGVLERIPGRDDEFLVPSPQELAVAAELYAAGVPLLAISDHLRELRGQVEHIASRFLEFTTEHVFARYLGHRPPTDANAAEAATMVRRLRPLAQQTVDAELARAMRTFATRHLQHHLGAEGPPAPSDQRRRVALPVTTIDAVQRLVGPEHVATFIAAATEREVYARTLDTLTAIHQESGEVDQIR; encoded by the coding sequence ATGAGCGAGCCGGCTGCCGAGTACCGCATCGAGGACCTGGCGCATCACAGCGGCGCCACGGTCCGGACGATCCGCGCCTACCAGGACCGGGGGCTGCTGCCCAGGCCGGAGCGGCGCGGCCGGTCCAATGTGTACGGGGACACGCATCTGGCCCGGCTGCGGCAGATCGCCGGTCTGCTGGACAGGGGGTACACCCTGGCTTCCATCAAGGAGCTGCTGGAGGCATGGGACGCGGGGCGCGGGCTCGGCGGGGTGCTCGGTCTGGTCGCCGAGGTCCAGGGCCCGTGGACCGACGAGGTCGCGGACCGGATCTCCCGAGCGGAGCTGGACGCGACGTTCGGCGGCAAGCCCGACGAGGAGGCCATCGCCGAGGCGGTGGAGCTCGGCGTGCTGGAGCGCATTCCGGGCCGGGACGACGAGTTCCTGGTGCCCAGCCCCCAGGAGCTGGCCGTGGCCGCCGAGTTGTACGCGGCGGGCGTGCCGCTGCTGGCAATATCGGACCACCTGCGGGAACTTCGCGGACAGGTGGAGCACATAGCTTCCCGTTTCCTGGAGTTCACCACCGAGCACGTCTTCGCGCGCTACCTCGGCCATCGGCCGCCGACGGACGCGAACGCGGCGGAGGCGGCGACGATGGTGCGGCGGCTGCGGCCGCTGGCCCAGCAGACCGTGGACGCCGAACTGGCTCGGGCCATGCGGACGTTCGCCACCCGGCACCTGCAGCACCATCTGGGCGCGGAGGGTCCGCCGGCGCCCAGCGACCAGCGGCGCCGTGTGGCACTGCCCGTCACGACGATAGACGCTGTACAGCGTCTGGTTGGCCCTGAGCACGTGGCGACGTTCATCGCCGCCGCGACCGAACGGGAGGTGTATGCACGGACATTGGACACACTCACAGCAATCCATCAGGAATCAGGAGAAGTTGATCAAATACGTTGA
- a CDS encoding RNA 2'-phosphotransferase gives MNETRIDDAHTDERRTVKVSKYLSKHLRHQPERIGITLDENGWVAIDELMRAAAAHGFRFTRAELDHVVAVNDKRRFTIDGTRIRANQGHTVEVDLDLPAAEPPAYLYHGTVARSLDVIRAEGLRPMARHHVHLSPDRETATRVGARRGCPVVLSVDAGAMHRAGHVFYVSANGVWLTDAVPPEFLRFPG, from the coding sequence ATGAACGAAACACGCATCGACGATGCACACACCGACGAAAGACGCACCGTCAAGGTGTCGAAGTACCTCTCGAAGCATCTGCGGCACCAGCCCGAGCGAATCGGGATCACGCTGGACGAGAACGGCTGGGTCGCGATCGACGAGCTGATGCGAGCAGCGGCCGCGCACGGCTTCCGCTTCACCCGGGCCGAGCTCGATCATGTCGTCGCCGTCAACGACAAGCGGCGCTTCACGATCGACGGCACCCGGATCCGGGCCAACCAGGGGCACACCGTCGAGGTCGACCTGGACCTGCCGGCCGCCGAGCCGCCGGCGTACCTCTACCACGGCACGGTCGCCCGCAGCCTGGACGTGATCCGCGCCGAGGGCCTGCGTCCCATGGCGCGCCACCATGTCCACCTCTCACCGGACCGGGAGACCGCCACCCGTGTCGGCGCCCGCCGGGGCTGCCCGGTCGTCCTCTCCGTGGACGCGGGCGCGATGCACCGCGCGGGCCATGTCTTCTACGTCAGCGCCAATGGCGTGTGGCTCACGGACGCGGTCCCGCCGGAGTTCCTGCGCTTCCCCGGTTGA
- a CDS encoding LLM class flavin-dependent oxidoreductase has product MSLRLSTVILPIHRWHEGSRDRWKRAEELGFYAAYTYDHLSWRTFRDGPWFGAVPTLTAAATATERLRLGTLVTSPNFRHPVTLAKELISLDDVSGGRITLGIGAGGNGFDATALGQEAWTPKERADRFGEFLPLLDRLLTEDAVTQHGTHYSAHEVRNVPGCVQRPRLPFAVAATGPRGLKLAAQYGQAWVTTGDPRLYEEGTPEQSVEAIRSQFEKLGKACADKGRDMTELDKILLTGFTPDRSRPLESLDAFVDFAGRHQELGFTEIVIHWPIADSDFAADQAVFEEIATEATAQLR; this is encoded by the coding sequence ATGAGCTTGCGTCTGAGCACTGTCATCCTCCCCATCCATCGCTGGCACGAGGGCAGCAGAGACCGCTGGAAGCGTGCGGAGGAGCTGGGTTTTTACGCCGCCTACACGTACGACCACCTGTCCTGGCGGACATTTCGTGACGGCCCCTGGTTCGGTGCCGTCCCCACGCTCACTGCAGCGGCGACGGCCACGGAGCGCCTGCGCTTGGGCACCCTCGTCACGTCGCCCAACTTCAGACACCCCGTGACGCTGGCCAAGGAGCTGATCTCCCTGGACGACGTCTCGGGCGGCCGTATCACCCTCGGCATCGGGGCTGGCGGCAACGGCTTCGACGCGACAGCGTTGGGGCAGGAGGCGTGGACGCCGAAGGAGCGGGCGGACCGGTTCGGCGAGTTCCTGCCGCTTCTCGACCGGCTGCTCACCGAGGACGCGGTTACCCAGCACGGCACCCACTACTCCGCCCATGAGGTCCGCAACGTCCCCGGCTGCGTCCAGCGGCCCCGGCTGCCGTTCGCAGTGGCAGCGACCGGGCCGCGCGGCCTGAAGCTGGCCGCCCAGTACGGGCAGGCGTGGGTGACGACGGGCGACCCGAGGCTGTACGAGGAGGGCACCCCGGAGCAGTCGGTGGAGGCGATCCGCAGCCAGTTCGAGAAGCTCGGCAAGGCGTGCGCGGACAAAGGGCGGGACATGACCGAGCTGGACAAGATCCTGCTCACCGGCTTCACACCGGACCGCAGCCGTCCACTGGAGTCCCTGGACGCCTTCGTGGACTTCGCTGGCCGCCACCAGGAGCTGGGTTTCACCGAGATCGTGATCCATTGGCCGATCGCCGACTCGGATTTCGCTGCGGATCAGGCTGTCTTCGAGGAGATCGCCACCGAAGCCACCGCCCAACTCCGCTGA
- a CDS encoding ice-binding family protein produces MVDRSHTFGLKGFTLSWYQSFLWLSDVPSLPLAVGRFLVLRSGESAGSRCDGADRGRQRHERTRPMAVNAAPSAPPGKRRKGRLRTTLLLLPAAALVMAITMVSNLARAAEAPVGLGTAMSYAVLAGSTVTNTGPTVVNGDLGVSPGSSVTGFPPGIVNGVQHVADAPAAQAQSDLTIAYNDAASRAPTASLTSPGDLGGLTLTPGVYNASSSQNLTGTVTLDAQGDPNAVFIFQIGSTLITAPGSNVQLVNGAQACNVFWQVGSSATLDTNSFFKGNILALTSVTVNTNTAVEGRALARNGAVTLDSNVITRAVCMTGPPGPTGPPGPTGPPGPTGSTGPSGPPGPTGSTGPSGPPGPTGSTGPSGPPGPTGSTGPSGPAGPSGPAGPSGPAGPSGPAGGPSGPPGPTGPAGPSGPAGPSGPAGPSGPAGPSGPAGKPGKDRDHGRDHDDRDDHGPKKGGPKKGDPKD; encoded by the coding sequence ATGGTCGACCGTTCTCACACTTTCGGCCTCAAGGGATTCACTTTGTCCTGGTATCAGTCATTTCTCTGGTTAAGTGACGTTCCGTCACTACCTCTCGCTGTCGGTCGTTTCCTGGTCCTGCGCTCGGGTGAGTCCGCGGGATCTCGTTGCGACGGTGCCGATCGAGGTCGACAGCGACATGAAAGGACTCGTCCCATGGCAGTGAATGCCGCCCCCTCCGCCCCGCCTGGCAAGCGGCGAAAAGGCAGACTCAGAACAACTCTCCTATTGCTGCCCGCAGCCGCGCTGGTGATGGCGATCACCATGGTCTCCAACCTTGCGCGCGCTGCTGAGGCTCCTGTGGGGCTGGGAACTGCCATGAGCTACGCGGTGCTGGCCGGTTCAACCGTCACCAATACGGGTCCCACGGTCGTCAACGGCGACCTGGGAGTCAGCCCTGGGTCCTCGGTGACGGGCTTTCCGCCCGGAATCGTCAACGGAGTGCAGCACGTCGCCGATGCGCCGGCTGCTCAGGCCCAGTCCGACCTGACCATCGCCTACAACGACGCGGCCAGCCGGGCCCCCACCGCCAGCCTGACCTCCCCGGGCGACCTCGGCGGACTGACACTGACACCCGGCGTCTACAACGCTTCGTCGTCCCAGAACCTCACGGGGACCGTCACCCTCGACGCCCAGGGCGACCCCAACGCCGTCTTCATCTTCCAGATCGGCTCCACGCTGATCACCGCTCCGGGGAGCAACGTCCAGCTCGTCAACGGAGCACAGGCATGCAACGTGTTCTGGCAGGTGGGAAGCTCCGCCACCCTCGACACCAATTCCTTCTTCAAGGGCAACATCCTTGCCCTGACGTCCGTCACGGTGAACACCAATACGGCGGTCGAGGGCCGGGCGCTGGCGCGCAATGGCGCGGTCACGCTGGACAGTAACGTGATCACGAGGGCGGTCTGCATGACAGGCCCACCCGGACCCACTGGCCCGCCCGGGCCGACAGGGCCTCCTGGACCTACCGGGTCCACCGGACCGTCCGGGCCTCCTGGACCTACCGGGTCCACCGGACCGTCCGGGCCTCCTGGACCTACCGGGTCCACCGGACCGTCCGGGCCTCCTGGACCTACCGGGTCCACCGGACCGTCCGGGCCTGCTGGACCGTCGGGACCTGCTGGACCGTCCGGACCTGCCGGGCCGTCGGGGCCTGCCGGAGGGCCGTCCGGGCCTCCTGGACCTACCGGGCCTGCTGGACCGTCGGGACCTGCTGGACCGTCCGGACCTGCTGGACCGTCCGGACCTGCCGGGCCGTCGGGGCCTGCCGGTAAGCCGGGCAAAGACCGCGATCACGGTCGGGACCATGACGACCGGGACGACCACGGACCCAAGAAAGGTGGCCCCAAGAAGGGCGATCCCAAGGACTGA